One Erpetoichthys calabaricus chromosome 8, fErpCal1.3, whole genome shotgun sequence DNA segment encodes these proteins:
- the zdbf2 gene encoding DBF4-type zinc finger-containing protein 2 isoform X2 has product MWTFWPGTEQRHIELTARQDQSSGISFGDHQAAPRTSSAQTWQGYCSCCQVLYCSLEQHILGSRHRETISSGRSNVSTSGLMERFLQDVMHHHPSRYKDSRPTHADLPSLSSPLMPKEDLSDIVLVSEADQETMATREEMPSTDDESTEQPEPKERRPPPGHVPSTRLPAASRAQPAPSVPGAGLHSTTFKGNSPTQGFLHRTSIRARSPLTRHHVPCTSQMAGTGPCVPCDSGVQVKRGAAEEADSSGAQGVARLVAQAHLREVRTEDTVQGKGDTIGETIEKVIQEYCYGVAQEEEGAFHFVLNSLTKPGNFSISGSSTEWDVPVKFDTEPPKSEVLDLEALKEVRVNLEDKLYESQLYSVLHLPPQSKEESVDAVKEEILPPLPHIPPSFVGKTWSQVMYEDDLKIEALVREFRSGHFRCYFQSDSRSDYKEEPHTSGKALSDAGDAHATDDHNSSVFLPVSQPEPAKRPAKRKWRMASRCQVVKVSHSTQTSVLSYPVLKRRVTRKDTGHVADETPEVKTRLCALKLPEAYNKIMSPLQPKTLVYVLSSPDRAACPAKPPDSLKTRRKRRSVDSESAVRYKYKKTPLKYYDPLTNRILKSLPKGLVLCKAKKPAHVRQLFRSLSPDTNKEPRESDGSSKGKANSSSGLCGTMGSSARSASLSERGSSTSALADRFPLCPLTLPTSCATGPFNLSPVTTSYRNARPERPSEEEEGVRKKDQQTDGVGHKRVQARKAGRTCVTSAESPGEARAAARSTRRCPRLRSSPPTSLRPRPRQPAAESCQRRQSPRVKSGLTLRSSLRPRGRVTRSARR; this is encoded by the exons GAACTGAGCAAAGGCACATTGAGCTGACGGCCAGACAGGATCAGAGCAGTGG CATCAGTTTTGGGGACCACCAAGCCGCCCCTAGGACGTCATCGGCACAGACATGGCAGGGATACTGCAGTTGCTGTCAGGTGCTCTACTGCAGCCTGGAGCAG CACATTTTGGGTAGCAGACATCGAGAGACCATTAGCAGCGGCAGGAGTAATGTGTCCACGAGTGGCCTTATGGAGCGCTTCCTCCAGGACGTCATGCACCATCACCCCTCCAGATACAAGGACAGCAG GCCCACACATGCAGATCTCCCTTCTCTGAGTTCTCCACTGATGCCGAAGGAAGATCTTTCCGACATCGTGCTGGTGTCTGAGGCAGACCAGGAGACCATGGCAACGAGAGAGGAGATGCCAAGCACCGATGACGAGTCCACTGAGCAGCCGGAGCCGAAGGAGAGACGCCCTCCACCTGGCCACGTACCGTCCACACGCCTCCCCGCAGCCTCGAGGGCACAGCCTGCGCCAAGTGTGCCCGGTGCAGGACTTCACTCGACCACTTTTAAAGGGAATTCACCTACTCAGGGCTTCCTTCACAGGACTAGTATCCGAGCGAGGAGCCCACTGACTCGGCACCATGTGCCTTGTACGTCTCAAATGGCTGGCACCGGGCCGTGTGTCCCATGTGATTCAGGTGTGCAGGTCAAGCGCGGGGCGGCGGAAGAAGCCGACAGTTCCGGAGCTCAGGGAGTAGCGAGGCTCGTAGCGCAGGCGCACCTCAGGGAAGTGAGGACAGAGGACACCGTGCAGGGCAAGGGGGACACGATTGGGGAGACGATAGAGAAGGTCATCCAGGAGTACTGCTACGGCGTAGCCCAAGAGGAAGAGGGGGCCTTCCATTTTGTTCTCAACTCGCTCACCAAGCCAGGGAACTTTTCCATCTCTGGCTCCAGTACCGAGTGGGACGTTCCCGTCAAGTTTGACACGGAGCCGCCCAAGTCGGAGGTCTTGGACCTTGAAGCTCTCAAAGAAGTCCGGGTCAACCTCGAAGACAAGCTTTATGAAAGCCAGCTCTACTCTGTGCTGCACCTTCCTCCGCAAAGCAAGGAGGAGAGCGTCGATGCGGTTAAGGAGGAGATCCTGCCCCCGCTGCCACATATACCACCCTCCTTCGTGGGCAAGACATGGTCACAGGTCATGTATGAGGATGACCTGAAGATCGAGGCGCTAGTGCGGGAGTTCAGGAGCGGCCATTTCCGCTGCTACTTTCAGAGCGACTCGCGCAGCGACTACAAGGAGGAGCCGCACACCAGTGGCAAGGCGCTGTCGGACGCCGGTGACGCCCATGCCACCGACGATCACAACTCCTCCGTCTTCCTCCCAGTGTCCCAACCCGAACCGGCAAAAAGGCCGGCTAAAAGAAAGTGGCGTATGGCATCCCGGTGCCAGGTGGTCAAAGTCAGTCACAGCACTCAGACGAGTGTGCTCAGCTACCCCGTGCTGAAGAGGAGAGTGACGAGAAAAGACACGGGCCACGTAGCCGACGAGACGCCGGAGGTAAAGACGCGCCTGTGCGCGCTCAAGCTGCCCGAGGCCTACAACAAGATCATGAGTCCCCTGCAGCCCAAGACCCTGGTCTACGTCCTCTCCTCTCCAGACAGAGCTGCCTGCCCGGCCAAACCTCCCGACTCGCTGAAAACGAGACGCAAACGCCGCTCGGTAGACAGCGAGAGCGCCGTCCGCTACAAGTACAAGAAGACCCCGCTCAAGTACTACGACCCCCTGACCAACAGGATTCTGAAAAGCCTCCCCAAGGGCTTGGTGCTATGCAAGGCCAAAAAGCCTGCCCACGTGCGGCAGCTCTTCCGGAGCCTGAGCCCGGACACGAACAAAGAGCCGAGGGAAAGCGATGGCTCCTCCAAAGGCAAGGCCAACAGCTCCTCGGGGCTCTGTGGCACGATGGGCTCCTCGGCTCGCAGTGCCAGCCTCTCGGAGCGCGGCTCCTCCACCTCCGCCCTCGCAGACAGGTTTCCTCTGTGCCCCTTGACTCTGCCCACGTCCTGTGCCACCGGGCCCTTTAATCTGAGCCCCGTGACCACAAGCTACAGGAATGCTAGGCCAGAGCGACCTTCGGAAGAGGAAGAGGGAGTGAGGAAGAAAGATCAACAAACGGACGGAGTCGGGCACAAGCGGGTGCAGGCCCGGAAGGCGGGCAGGACCTGCGTGACGTCGGCAGAGTCACCCGGCGAGGCGAGAGCTGCTGCCCGAAGCACACGTCGATGCCCGCGCTTAAGGAGCAGCCCCCCGACCTCCCTGCGTCCTCGTCCCAGGCAGCCCGCGGCGGAGAGCTGCCAACGCAGGCAGTCGCCCCGCGTGAAGAGCGGCTTGACTCTCAGGTCGTCCTTACGTCCGAGGGGACGGGTGACACGCAGCGCTAGGCGCTGA
- the zdbf2 gene encoding DBF4-type zinc finger-containing protein 2 isoform X1 produces MHDKSMPAEQQSIPSAQGTEQRHIELTARQDQSSGISFGDHQAAPRTSSAQTWQGYCSCCQVLYCSLEQHILGSRHRETISSGRSNVSTSGLMERFLQDVMHHHPSRYKDSRPTHADLPSLSSPLMPKEDLSDIVLVSEADQETMATREEMPSTDDESTEQPEPKERRPPPGHVPSTRLPAASRAQPAPSVPGAGLHSTTFKGNSPTQGFLHRTSIRARSPLTRHHVPCTSQMAGTGPCVPCDSGVQVKRGAAEEADSSGAQGVARLVAQAHLREVRTEDTVQGKGDTIGETIEKVIQEYCYGVAQEEEGAFHFVLNSLTKPGNFSISGSSTEWDVPVKFDTEPPKSEVLDLEALKEVRVNLEDKLYESQLYSVLHLPPQSKEESVDAVKEEILPPLPHIPPSFVGKTWSQVMYEDDLKIEALVREFRSGHFRCYFQSDSRSDYKEEPHTSGKALSDAGDAHATDDHNSSVFLPVSQPEPAKRPAKRKWRMASRCQVVKVSHSTQTSVLSYPVLKRRVTRKDTGHVADETPEVKTRLCALKLPEAYNKIMSPLQPKTLVYVLSSPDRAACPAKPPDSLKTRRKRRSVDSESAVRYKYKKTPLKYYDPLTNRILKSLPKGLVLCKAKKPAHVRQLFRSLSPDTNKEPRESDGSSKGKANSSSGLCGTMGSSARSASLSERGSSTSALADRFPLCPLTLPTSCATGPFNLSPVTTSYRNARPERPSEEEEGVRKKDQQTDGVGHKRVQARKAGRTCVTSAESPGEARAAARSTRRCPRLRSSPPTSLRPRPRQPAAESCQRRQSPRVKSGLTLRSSLRPRGRVTRSARR; encoded by the exons GAACTGAGCAAAGGCACATTGAGCTGACGGCCAGACAGGATCAGAGCAGTGG CATCAGTTTTGGGGACCACCAAGCCGCCCCTAGGACGTCATCGGCACAGACATGGCAGGGATACTGCAGTTGCTGTCAGGTGCTCTACTGCAGCCTGGAGCAG CACATTTTGGGTAGCAGACATCGAGAGACCATTAGCAGCGGCAGGAGTAATGTGTCCACGAGTGGCCTTATGGAGCGCTTCCTCCAGGACGTCATGCACCATCACCCCTCCAGATACAAGGACAGCAG GCCCACACATGCAGATCTCCCTTCTCTGAGTTCTCCACTGATGCCGAAGGAAGATCTTTCCGACATCGTGCTGGTGTCTGAGGCAGACCAGGAGACCATGGCAACGAGAGAGGAGATGCCAAGCACCGATGACGAGTCCACTGAGCAGCCGGAGCCGAAGGAGAGACGCCCTCCACCTGGCCACGTACCGTCCACACGCCTCCCCGCAGCCTCGAGGGCACAGCCTGCGCCAAGTGTGCCCGGTGCAGGACTTCACTCGACCACTTTTAAAGGGAATTCACCTACTCAGGGCTTCCTTCACAGGACTAGTATCCGAGCGAGGAGCCCACTGACTCGGCACCATGTGCCTTGTACGTCTCAAATGGCTGGCACCGGGCCGTGTGTCCCATGTGATTCAGGTGTGCAGGTCAAGCGCGGGGCGGCGGAAGAAGCCGACAGTTCCGGAGCTCAGGGAGTAGCGAGGCTCGTAGCGCAGGCGCACCTCAGGGAAGTGAGGACAGAGGACACCGTGCAGGGCAAGGGGGACACGATTGGGGAGACGATAGAGAAGGTCATCCAGGAGTACTGCTACGGCGTAGCCCAAGAGGAAGAGGGGGCCTTCCATTTTGTTCTCAACTCGCTCACCAAGCCAGGGAACTTTTCCATCTCTGGCTCCAGTACCGAGTGGGACGTTCCCGTCAAGTTTGACACGGAGCCGCCCAAGTCGGAGGTCTTGGACCTTGAAGCTCTCAAAGAAGTCCGGGTCAACCTCGAAGACAAGCTTTATGAAAGCCAGCTCTACTCTGTGCTGCACCTTCCTCCGCAAAGCAAGGAGGAGAGCGTCGATGCGGTTAAGGAGGAGATCCTGCCCCCGCTGCCACATATACCACCCTCCTTCGTGGGCAAGACATGGTCACAGGTCATGTATGAGGATGACCTGAAGATCGAGGCGCTAGTGCGGGAGTTCAGGAGCGGCCATTTCCGCTGCTACTTTCAGAGCGACTCGCGCAGCGACTACAAGGAGGAGCCGCACACCAGTGGCAAGGCGCTGTCGGACGCCGGTGACGCCCATGCCACCGACGATCACAACTCCTCCGTCTTCCTCCCAGTGTCCCAACCCGAACCGGCAAAAAGGCCGGCTAAAAGAAAGTGGCGTATGGCATCCCGGTGCCAGGTGGTCAAAGTCAGTCACAGCACTCAGACGAGTGTGCTCAGCTACCCCGTGCTGAAGAGGAGAGTGACGAGAAAAGACACGGGCCACGTAGCCGACGAGACGCCGGAGGTAAAGACGCGCCTGTGCGCGCTCAAGCTGCCCGAGGCCTACAACAAGATCATGAGTCCCCTGCAGCCCAAGACCCTGGTCTACGTCCTCTCCTCTCCAGACAGAGCTGCCTGCCCGGCCAAACCTCCCGACTCGCTGAAAACGAGACGCAAACGCCGCTCGGTAGACAGCGAGAGCGCCGTCCGCTACAAGTACAAGAAGACCCCGCTCAAGTACTACGACCCCCTGACCAACAGGATTCTGAAAAGCCTCCCCAAGGGCTTGGTGCTATGCAAGGCCAAAAAGCCTGCCCACGTGCGGCAGCTCTTCCGGAGCCTGAGCCCGGACACGAACAAAGAGCCGAGGGAAAGCGATGGCTCCTCCAAAGGCAAGGCCAACAGCTCCTCGGGGCTCTGTGGCACGATGGGCTCCTCGGCTCGCAGTGCCAGCCTCTCGGAGCGCGGCTCCTCCACCTCCGCCCTCGCAGACAGGTTTCCTCTGTGCCCCTTGACTCTGCCCACGTCCTGTGCCACCGGGCCCTTTAATCTGAGCCCCGTGACCACAAGCTACAGGAATGCTAGGCCAGAGCGACCTTCGGAAGAGGAAGAGGGAGTGAGGAAGAAAGATCAACAAACGGACGGAGTCGGGCACAAGCGGGTGCAGGCCCGGAAGGCGGGCAGGACCTGCGTGACGTCGGCAGAGTCACCCGGCGAGGCGAGAGCTGCTGCCCGAAGCACACGTCGATGCCCGCGCTTAAGGAGCAGCCCCCCGACCTCCCTGCGTCCTCGTCCCAGGCAGCCCGCGGCGGAGAGCTGCCAACGCAGGCAGTCGCCCCGCGTGAAGAGCGGCTTGACTCTCAGGTCGTCCTTACGTCCGAGGGGACGGGTGACACGCAGCGCTAGGCGCTGA
- the zdbf2 gene encoding DBF4-type zinc finger-containing protein 2 isoform X3, with amino-acid sequence MERFLQDVMHHHPSRYKDSRPTHADLPSLSSPLMPKEDLSDIVLVSEADQETMATREEMPSTDDESTEQPEPKERRPPPGHVPSTRLPAASRAQPAPSVPGAGLHSTTFKGNSPTQGFLHRTSIRARSPLTRHHVPCTSQMAGTGPCVPCDSGVQVKRGAAEEADSSGAQGVARLVAQAHLREVRTEDTVQGKGDTIGETIEKVIQEYCYGVAQEEEGAFHFVLNSLTKPGNFSISGSSTEWDVPVKFDTEPPKSEVLDLEALKEVRVNLEDKLYESQLYSVLHLPPQSKEESVDAVKEEILPPLPHIPPSFVGKTWSQVMYEDDLKIEALVREFRSGHFRCYFQSDSRSDYKEEPHTSGKALSDAGDAHATDDHNSSVFLPVSQPEPAKRPAKRKWRMASRCQVVKVSHSTQTSVLSYPVLKRRVTRKDTGHVADETPEVKTRLCALKLPEAYNKIMSPLQPKTLVYVLSSPDRAACPAKPPDSLKTRRKRRSVDSESAVRYKYKKTPLKYYDPLTNRILKSLPKGLVLCKAKKPAHVRQLFRSLSPDTNKEPRESDGSSKGKANSSSGLCGTMGSSARSASLSERGSSTSALADRFPLCPLTLPTSCATGPFNLSPVTTSYRNARPERPSEEEEGVRKKDQQTDGVGHKRVQARKAGRTCVTSAESPGEARAAARSTRRCPRLRSSPPTSLRPRPRQPAAESCQRRQSPRVKSGLTLRSSLRPRGRVTRSARR; translated from the exons ATGGAGCGCTTCCTCCAGGACGTCATGCACCATCACCCCTCCAGATACAAGGACAGCAG GCCCACACATGCAGATCTCCCTTCTCTGAGTTCTCCACTGATGCCGAAGGAAGATCTTTCCGACATCGTGCTGGTGTCTGAGGCAGACCAGGAGACCATGGCAACGAGAGAGGAGATGCCAAGCACCGATGACGAGTCCACTGAGCAGCCGGAGCCGAAGGAGAGACGCCCTCCACCTGGCCACGTACCGTCCACACGCCTCCCCGCAGCCTCGAGGGCACAGCCTGCGCCAAGTGTGCCCGGTGCAGGACTTCACTCGACCACTTTTAAAGGGAATTCACCTACTCAGGGCTTCCTTCACAGGACTAGTATCCGAGCGAGGAGCCCACTGACTCGGCACCATGTGCCTTGTACGTCTCAAATGGCTGGCACCGGGCCGTGTGTCCCATGTGATTCAGGTGTGCAGGTCAAGCGCGGGGCGGCGGAAGAAGCCGACAGTTCCGGAGCTCAGGGAGTAGCGAGGCTCGTAGCGCAGGCGCACCTCAGGGAAGTGAGGACAGAGGACACCGTGCAGGGCAAGGGGGACACGATTGGGGAGACGATAGAGAAGGTCATCCAGGAGTACTGCTACGGCGTAGCCCAAGAGGAAGAGGGGGCCTTCCATTTTGTTCTCAACTCGCTCACCAAGCCAGGGAACTTTTCCATCTCTGGCTCCAGTACCGAGTGGGACGTTCCCGTCAAGTTTGACACGGAGCCGCCCAAGTCGGAGGTCTTGGACCTTGAAGCTCTCAAAGAAGTCCGGGTCAACCTCGAAGACAAGCTTTATGAAAGCCAGCTCTACTCTGTGCTGCACCTTCCTCCGCAAAGCAAGGAGGAGAGCGTCGATGCGGTTAAGGAGGAGATCCTGCCCCCGCTGCCACATATACCACCCTCCTTCGTGGGCAAGACATGGTCACAGGTCATGTATGAGGATGACCTGAAGATCGAGGCGCTAGTGCGGGAGTTCAGGAGCGGCCATTTCCGCTGCTACTTTCAGAGCGACTCGCGCAGCGACTACAAGGAGGAGCCGCACACCAGTGGCAAGGCGCTGTCGGACGCCGGTGACGCCCATGCCACCGACGATCACAACTCCTCCGTCTTCCTCCCAGTGTCCCAACCCGAACCGGCAAAAAGGCCGGCTAAAAGAAAGTGGCGTATGGCATCCCGGTGCCAGGTGGTCAAAGTCAGTCACAGCACTCAGACGAGTGTGCTCAGCTACCCCGTGCTGAAGAGGAGAGTGACGAGAAAAGACACGGGCCACGTAGCCGACGAGACGCCGGAGGTAAAGACGCGCCTGTGCGCGCTCAAGCTGCCCGAGGCCTACAACAAGATCATGAGTCCCCTGCAGCCCAAGACCCTGGTCTACGTCCTCTCCTCTCCAGACAGAGCTGCCTGCCCGGCCAAACCTCCCGACTCGCTGAAAACGAGACGCAAACGCCGCTCGGTAGACAGCGAGAGCGCCGTCCGCTACAAGTACAAGAAGACCCCGCTCAAGTACTACGACCCCCTGACCAACAGGATTCTGAAAAGCCTCCCCAAGGGCTTGGTGCTATGCAAGGCCAAAAAGCCTGCCCACGTGCGGCAGCTCTTCCGGAGCCTGAGCCCGGACACGAACAAAGAGCCGAGGGAAAGCGATGGCTCCTCCAAAGGCAAGGCCAACAGCTCCTCGGGGCTCTGTGGCACGATGGGCTCCTCGGCTCGCAGTGCCAGCCTCTCGGAGCGCGGCTCCTCCACCTCCGCCCTCGCAGACAGGTTTCCTCTGTGCCCCTTGACTCTGCCCACGTCCTGTGCCACCGGGCCCTTTAATCTGAGCCCCGTGACCACAAGCTACAGGAATGCTAGGCCAGAGCGACCTTCGGAAGAGGAAGAGGGAGTGAGGAAGAAAGATCAACAAACGGACGGAGTCGGGCACAAGCGGGTGCAGGCCCGGAAGGCGGGCAGGACCTGCGTGACGTCGGCAGAGTCACCCGGCGAGGCGAGAGCTGCTGCCCGAAGCACACGTCGATGCCCGCGCTTAAGGAGCAGCCCCCCGACCTCCCTGCGTCCTCGTCCCAGGCAGCCCGCGGCGGAGAGCTGCCAACGCAGGCAGTCGCCCCGCGTGAAGAGCGGCTTGACTCTCAGGTCGTCCTTACGTCCGAGGGGACGGGTGACACGCAGCGCTAGGCGCTGA